The following proteins come from a genomic window of Deinococcus aerophilus:
- a CDS encoding IS5 family transposase — protein MAQQGYPSDVDDETYQFLLPYLALSPENAPQRRYPMRDVLNALLWMSRTGAQWAYLPHDFPPPEIVRSQAQRWFAAHCFENAVHDLRLFSRIQQQRGGEPSAIIVDSRTLQSTPESGHRAGYDGAKRRKGTKVHLVVDTLGHLITLMTSPANEQDRAQVKALCREAQELTGGMLEVAFVDQGYTGQETLNAARKSNIELIVVKRSDASRGFVLLPRRWVVERSLAWLSRFRRLGRDLERLSSTLIGFHFLAACVLMLAKNKPFLG, from the coding sequence ATGGCACAGCAAGGGTACCCGAGTGACGTCGACGACGAGACCTATCAGTTCCTGTTGCCGTATCTGGCGCTGAGCCCTGAAAATGCGCCTCAGCGCAGATACCCCATGCGCGACGTATTGAACGCATTGCTGTGGATGAGTCGAACGGGAGCACAGTGGGCGTACCTGCCGCACGACTTTCCCCCGCCTGAGATCGTACGATCTCAGGCACAACGCTGGTTTGCCGCCCACTGTTTCGAGAACGCCGTCCACGACTTGCGGCTGTTCAGCCGCATTCAGCAGCAACGTGGAGGGGAACCCTCCGCGATCATCGTGGACAGCCGAACCCTCCAAAGCACCCCCGAGAGTGGTCACCGCGCCGGGTACGACGGTGCCAAGCGGCGCAAGGGCACCAAAGTCCATCTGGTGGTTGATACCCTCGGCCATCTCATCACCCTGATGACCTCGCCTGCCAACGAACAGGACCGAGCGCAGGTGAAGGCATTGTGTCGAGAGGCCCAGGAACTGACGGGCGGCATGTTAGAGGTGGCCTTCGTCGATCAGGGGTACACGGGACAAGAAACACTAAACGCCGCCAGAAAGAGCAATATCGAGCTGATTGTCGTGAAGCGTTCGGACGCTTCACGTGGGTTCGTCCTTCTCCCTCGGCGCTGGGTGGTGGAGCGCTCCCTGGCCTGGTTGTCGCGCTTCCGCCGTCTGGGGCGAGATTTGGAACGCCTCTCTTCCACCCTCATCGGCTTTCACTTCTTGGCCGCCTGTGTTCTGATGCTGGCGAAAAACAAGCCCTTTCTTGGATAG